Genomic window (Campylobacter sp. RM16704):
ATACTCTCTTGATAATCTTTTTTAACTGCTTCAAATTTTTCTTTAGTTAGCCAATCTATTTCTGTTTCTAATAAATCCATAGAAAAACTAAAATTAAAAAATAAACCACATGTTACAAAAATTAACAACTTTTTCCATTTTTTCATTTTTCATAAGCTCCAATAATTACAAAATCATACCACCGTAATTTCAGTATTATATCATAATACAGTCATATTAAAATTGTTAATTGTTTTATTGTATAATCCAAGGCGTATTTATTTTCTAAAGGAGTTTTTATGTTGTCTTTTTCAGATATGCAGACAGAAAAGATATTTAAGAAATTAAATTATCATATTAAGTCTATAAATTCAAATTCTGCACTCTTTCAGATTCTTTCTTGGCGTTAAGCCTGTCATTTATATTTTAATTATCTTATTTTATTATTTTTTATTATTTAGTTTTTTAGTTGATCAATTTTGATTAAACCTAATATTGATTATTAATTTTAAGGAAAAATCATGAAAAAATATTATGGAAATTTTGGCGGACAATTTGTACCAAATGAGGTAAAAACAGCACTAGATGAAGTAGAAAAAGCTTTTTTAAGACTTAAAAAAGATAAGGAATTTAATACAGAATTAAAAGGACTTTTAACAACTTATGTAGGAAGACCTACTCCTTTATATTATGCCAAAAATTTAAGCCAAATTTATGGTCATGAAATTTATTTAAAAAGAGAAGATTTGACGCATACTGGAGCACATAAAATAAACAATGCCTTAGCTCAAGCTCTAATGGCCAAAAAAATGAATAAGAAAAAAATTATTGCAGAAACTGGAGCAGGACAACATGGACTTGCAACAGCAACAGCAGCTGCACTTTTAGGGCTTGAGTGTGAGATATTCATGGGTGCTATTGATGTAAAAAGACAAGCTTTAAATGTTTATAAAATGGAACTTTTAGGAGCAAAAGTTCATGCAGTAGAAAGCGGAAGTAAAACCTTAAGTGATGCGGTAAATGAAGCCTTAAATTTTTGGGTAAAAAACACCAAAGATATCTTTTATGTTATAGGAAGCGTAGTTGGGCCTTATCCTTATCCACAAATTGTTACGCATTTTCAAAGCATTATAGGAAAAGAGTGTAAAATGCAACTTAAAAAATTAAACAAAAAAGTAGATTATATCATAGCAGCAGCTGGAGGAGGTAGTAATGCTGCTGGAATTTTTCATGCATTTTTAAAAGATAAGAAAGTTAAACTCATAGGTATTGAAGCAGCAGGTTTAGGTAAAGATACACCTTATCATGCAGCCACACTTACCAAAGGAAAAATAGGAATAATTCA
Coding sequences:
- the trpB gene encoding tryptophan synthase subunit beta, which produces MMKKYYGNFGGQFVPNEVKTALDEVEKAFLRLKKDKEFNTELKGLLTTYVGRPTPLYYAKNLSQIYGHEIYLKREDLTHTGAHKINNALAQALMAKKMNKKKIIAETGAGQHGLATATAAALLGLECEIFMGAIDVKRQALNVYKMELLGAKVHAVESGSKTLSDAVNEALNFWVKNTKDIFYVIGSVVGPYPYPQIVTHFQSIIGKECKMQLKKLNKKVDYIIAAAGGGSNAAGIFHAFLKDKKVKLIGIEAAGLGKDTPYHAATLTKGKIGIIHGMKTKVLQDNNGKISHTFSISAGLDYPGIGPLHAYLQESKRASYHAISDDECINALKLLCKEEGIIPAIESSHALAYLEKLCPVLKKKSVIVINLSGRGDKDMQSVYEYKKGEIYG